A portion of the Cryptomeria japonica chromosome 5, Sugi_1.0, whole genome shotgun sequence genome contains these proteins:
- the LOC131034849 gene encoding elongation factor 1-alpha yields the protein MGKEKTHINIVVIGHVDSGKSTTTGHLIYKLGGIDKRVIERFEKEAAEMNKRSFKYAWVLDKLKAERERGITIDIALWKFETTRYYCTVIDAPGHRDFIKNMITGTSQADCAVLIIDSTTGGFEAGISKDGQTREHALLAFTLGVKQMICCCNKMDATTPKYSKGRYEEIVKEVSSYLKKVGYNPDKIPFVPISGFEGDNMIERSTNLDWYKGPTLLDALDQISEPKRPSDKPLRLPLQDVYKIGGIGTVPVGRVETGVLKPGTIVTFGPTGLTTEVKSVEMHHEALQEALPGDNVGFNVKNVAVKDLKRGFVASDSKNDPAKEAANFTSQVIIMNHPGQIGNGYAPVLDCHTCHIAVKFSEILTKVDRRSGKELEKEPKFLKNGDAGFVKMIPTKPMVVETFSEYPPLGRFAVRDMRQTVAVGVIKAVEKKEPSGAKVTKAAAKKK from the exons ATGGGAAAAGAAAAGACTCACATCAACATTGTGGTCATTGGTCATGTCGACTCTGGAAAGTCAACTACTACTGGGCATCTGATCTATAAGTTGGGTGGCATTGACAAGCGTGTTATTGAACGTTTTGAGAAGGAAGCTGCTGAGATGAACAAGAGGTCATTCAAGTATGCTTGGGTGCTTGATAAGCTAAAGGCTGAGCGTGAACGTGGTATTACTATTGATATTGCATTGTGGAAGTTTGAGACCACTAGGTACTACTGCACTGTGATTGATGCTCCTGGACATCGTGATTTCATTAAGAACATGATTACTGGGACATCACAG GCTGATTGTGCAGTGCTGATTATTGATTCAACAACTGGAGGTTTTGAGGCTGGTATTTCTAAGGATGGACAGACCCGAGAACATGCTTTGCTGGCATTCACCCTGGGAGTGAAGCAAATGATTTGCTGCTGTAACAAG ATGGATGCTACTACTCCCAAATACTCTAAGGGTCGTTATGAGGAAATTGTAAAGGAAGTATCCTCTTACCTGAAAAAGGTTGGATACAACCCTGACAAAATTCCATTTGTTCCAATCTCTGGATTCGAGGGTGATAACATGATTGAGAGATCAACCAACCTTGATTGGTACAAGGGCCCAACACTATTGGATGCCCTTGACCAGATTTCAGAGCCTAAACGTCCTTCAGACAAGCCTCTTAGGTTGCCACTTCAGGACGTTTACAAGATTGGTGGTATTGGAACTGTGCCTGTGGGACGTGTTGAGACCGGAGTGTTGAAGCCAGGCACAATTGTCACTTTTGGTCCAACTGGGCTGACCACTGAAGTAAAGTCCGTTGAAATGCATCATGAAGCTCTGCAGGAGGCATTACCTGGTGATAATGTGGGATTCAATGTTAAGAATGTTGCTGTGAAGGATCTCAAGAGAGGATTTGTGGCCTCAGACTCCAAGAATGACCCAGCCAAGGAGGCTGCTAACTTTACATCTCAGGTCATTATTATGAATCATCCAGGCCAAATTGGCAATGGGTATGCACCTGTGCTGGATTGTCACACATGCCACATTGCTGTGAAGTTTTCTGAGATCCTGACCAAGGTTGACAGACGATCTGGCAAGGAGCTTGAGAAGGAACCTAAGTTCCTTAAAAATGGTGATGCTGGATTTGTTAAGATGATTCCAACCAAGCCTATGGTTGTGGAAACTTTCTCTGAATACCCACCATTGGGTCGTTTTGCTGTGAGGGACATGCGACAGACTGTTGCTGTTGGAGTCATTAAAGCTGTCGAGAAGAAGGAGCCAAGTGGTGCCAAGGTCACCAAGGCTGCTGCTAAGAAGAAGTGA